Within the Myxococcus virescens genome, the region ACCGTCTTCGCGGCGCGCTTGCGGCGTGGCTTCTCCGTGTCGGCCTCGACGGCGACATCGGTGTCGGCAGCCTTCTCTCTCGAAGTACGGGCTTTACGCATGTCTGTAACGCTTGGGAGGAATGAAGCGCCCGAGGACTCGGACGGGTGGAATGGCGGGGGGAAACGTCCGCGCGGCCCTCGGAAGCACCTTCCAGGAGGACGGCCCCGCCGGAATCCCAGGAAGGGACTGCGCGGGCGTGAGCCTTGTGGTTGGGAGAAGCGTCGGCGCCGTCGGAATACACCTGCGCCATGAACCGCAAGGGACGTTATTGACCCCCTCCTGGCCTGTCAAGGCATCTTGAGGGCCACGGTTGCGTCGCTTCCAGATGAGCAACACGCGCCCCCGGGGCCCTCATTTCCAGCCGGCCGTGCGGGCCTTCCGGAGTCCCCTGCCCCGAACCTGAGGACCCGGCGGGTCGGCGCGCGGACAGCGCCACTGCCAGCGACAACACCCGGCCCTCCAGGTCCGCTTCCCCTCAGGAGGCGGTTCACGCGGAGGCGACGACCGGACCTTGTCAGTCGGGAACCGTAGAGTGGCCGCCTTTCGAGGCACGCGCCGACGCGCCGTGTTTTGGAGTAAGGACCGCGAACCGTGGACGACTTCCAGAAAGCCGCAGCCCGAGCCCGTGAGCTCCACCGTGAGCTGGCGCACCACAACTACCGTTACTACGTCCTCGACTCGCCCGAGGTCAGCGACGCGCAATACGACAAGCTGATGCGCGAGCTGCAGGACCTGGAGGCGAAGCACCCGAGCCTCCAGACGCCGGATTCGCCCACCCAGCGCGTGGGCGGCGCGGCCGCCGAGGAGTTTGGCGAGGTGGTGCACCGGGCGCCCATGCTCTCGCTGGCCAACATCTTCGAGGACCAGGGCCTCATTGAGTTCGACGAGCGCATCCGCAAGCTGGTGGGCCTGCCGGGCATCGCCTACGTCTGCGAGCCCAAGCTGGACGGGCTCGCCATCGCGTTGCGTTACGAAAAGGGCGCGTTCGTCCAGGGCGCCACCCGGGGCGACGGCACCACCGGCGAGGACGTCACCTCGAACCTGCGCACCATCCGCAGCCTGCCCATGTCGCTGTTTCCCCAGGACGGCGTGAAGGTGCCGGACGTGCTGGAGGTCCGCGGGGAGGTCTTCATCCGCAAGAAGGACTTCCAGAAGCTCAACGAGAAGCGCGAGGAGGAAGGCGAGCCGCTCTTCGCCAACCCGCGCAACGCCGCCGCGGGCAGCCTGCGCCAGTTGGACCCGCGGATGACGGCCGCCCGGCCCCTCTCCGTGTTCCTCTACGAATGCGTCCCGGGCGACGGCGTGCCCGTCTTCAAGACGCACATCGAGAAGCTGGAGTACCTCAAGACGCTGGGCCTGCCCATCAACCAGTACCGCCGCGCCGAGGGCCTGGACGGCGTGCGCCAGGCCTATGACGCCTCCCTCAAGGGCCGCCACGAGCTGCCCTTCGAGGTGGACGGCATGGTGGTGAAGGTGGATGACGAGGACCAGCGCAAGCGCCTGGGCCAGGTCTCCAAGAGCCCCCGCTGGGCGGTGGCGTACAAGTTCCCTCCGGAGGAGGAGTCCACGGAGGTGATGGACATCGGCATCCAGGTGGGCCGCACGGGCGCGCTGACGCCGGTGGCGCACCTCAAGCCGGTGAAGGTGGGCGGCGTCACGGTGGCGCGCGCCACGCTGCACAACGAGGACGAGCTGCGCCGCAAGGACGTGCGCAAGGGCGACACCGTCTTCGTGCGCCGCGCCGGTGACGTGATTCCGGAAATCGTCTCCGTGGTGCTGTCCAAGCGCCCCGCGGACTCCGCGCCCTTCGAGTTCCCCAAGCACTGCCCCGTCTGCGATGCGGTGGCGACCAAGGACGAGGACGGCGCCATCATCCGCTGCACGGGCGCCTCCTGCCCCGCGCAGCTGGTGGAGAAGATCCGCCACTTCGCCAGCCGCCTGGCCATGGACATCGAAGGGCTGGGCGACAAGCTGGCCGCGCAGCTGGTGTCCACCGGCAGGGTGAAGGCGTTCGCGGACCTCTACGCGCTCACCAAGGAGGACCTGCTGAAGCTGGAGCGCATGGGCGACAAGAGCGCGGACAACCTCATCGCGTCGCTGGAGCGCTCCAAGCAGACCACGCAGCGCCGCTTCCTCTATTCCCTGGGCATCCGCCACGTGGGCGACGCCACCGCCAAGGCGCTGGCGGAGGCCTTCCCCCGGTCGGAGATGCTCTTCGAGGCCAGCCTGGAGGACATCTCCCGCGTGAAGGACGTGGGCCCCATCATGGCCCAGGTCATCCACACCTTCTTCCAGGAGCCCCAGAACCAGGAGGCCATCCGCGCGCTCCTGGCGGCGGGGGTCCAGCCCGCGGCGCCCCAGGTCGCCACGGGAGGCCCCTTCGTGGGCAAGTCGGTGGTGCTCACCGGCGCGATGACGGGTATGACACGGGAGCAGGCCAAGGAAGAGGTCGAGCGCCGGGGCGGCAAGGTCGCCGGAAGTGTCTCGCGCAAGACCGATTTCGTCGTGGCCGGTGAGGATGCGGGCAGCAAGCTGAAGAAGGCCCAGGAACTCGGGGTAAGAATCCTGGACGAGCAGGCGTTCCTGCACATGTTGCAGACGAACGCCTAGAGGATGGGGCGGTCCATGAGTGGCACGCGGCGAGCCTCGCTGCGCATCGAAGGCAAGGTGCAGGGCGTCTTCTTCCGGGAGAGCGCCCGCGTTGAGGCCACACGCCTGGGCCTGACGGGCTGGGTGCGCAACCGGCCGGACGGGGCCGTGGAGGCCGTCGTGGAAGGGGAACCCGCCGTGCTCGAGGAATTCATCCGCTGGTGTCATCGAGGTCCGACGCAGGCCCGGGTTTCGGGCGTTCAGCGCACGGACAGCGAGGCCACCGGCGAGTTCAGTCAATTCAACGTGGAGCGCACGTCATGACGCCCTACGCGCTGGCCTCCCTCCCGGCCATGCTGGGTATCCGGGCCGGGTCCAAGGTCTCCGTCATCAACCCGCCGCGGGGCTTCGTGCAGAAGCTCAACCCGCTGCCGGATGGGGTGGAGTTCCTCATCACCGCGGTGACGGGCCTGGATGTCATCCTCTTCTTCACCGAGGACCCGCAGGAACTGGTGCAGCGGCTGCCGGCCCTGGCCCGCGCCATGGCCCTCACCGGCGGCATCTGGGTGTGCTGGCCGGGGGGCGAGGGTGCCCGCCGGGACCTCTCTGAGGACTTCGTCCGCCACGCGGCCCTGGACATTGGTCTGGTGGACAACAAAATCTGCATCATCGACGCCACCTGGACCGGCCTCCGGCTGGTGAGGCGGCCCCGAGGGCGACCGGACAAGCCAGGGGAGCGCAAGCGAGCCACCGCCCAGGCCTGATGCCCTGCCGGGTAGCCGCCCGGCATCTGCCTGACAGTGGATGGAAGCCGTTTCTCGGCTTTACACACCTGGGGGGCCGTGAAAAACTCCCCGTGTTTCTGGACGGTTGTGTGACGCCCCGCGTTGTCGGGGGTCGACGTCTGGTAGGGATTTTGACGGGTTGCGTTCCCGGCTCCTCCGGGCGCGTCAGCTGCACCGAGACTCCAGTCGCCCCCCCAAGGTGGCCCACGATGGGCATCGACCGGGTGTGGATAGAAGAGCGGGCGGCACGCGCGTCGTGGGGAAGCTCGAACGCGTTGTGAAGACAAGGCCTCGCCCGGCACGGTGCCGGTCGCAATGCGGGGCGCCAATGAACTCGGAGGAGCAGGCGGTGGTCCCCTCGGTCCTCGACAACGAGCCCCCAGCCGCACCCGGCATGCCCGGGCCGGCGTCGCTCGCTGTAGGCCCGCCGGAGGCCGCCTCTCCCTTCGCAGCGCGCTCGGAGGCGCGGCGTCTCGCCGCCGCCCGTCCGGTGAGGTCCGCCCTACCGCGCGCGCCAGCAGGATTCATCCATGAGCAGCATCCTGGTCATCAACGCCGCGGGTCGAGAGACGCGCGTCGCGCTCGTCGAGGGCGGACACATCGCGGAGTTCTACCTCGAGCGTAAGAAGGACAAGGGCGTCGTCGGGAACATCTACAAGGGCCGCGTCGTCCGGGTGCTCCCGGGCATGCAGGCCGCCTTCGTGGACATTGGCCTGGAGAAGGCCGCGTTCCTCTATGTCAGTGACGTCGTCTACGACCCTGACTTCGCGCGCGCGCAGTTCGAGCTGACCGAAGGTGAGCACGAGGATGCGCCGGACGTCCCGGACGAGTCCGAGGCCGAGGCCGCGGAGGCCGCCGCCCGGCACGCGCCTCCCCGTCACGCGGAGCCGGAGCCGGAGGACGCCCATTTCGAGCCTGTCGCGGCGCCCACCGAGTCCCTGCCGCGCGACACCGCCCTGGAGCTGGCCGCCAACGCCCCGACGGTGACGCCGCCGGGCGCGGAGACGCCGGTGGCGCCCGCGGAGGAAGCGCCGGCCGCCGGGGCGGAGAGGGTGGTGGCCGCCGAGGTGGCCGTTCAGCCCGTCACGCCCGAGCAGATTGTCGCGGTCGAGCCGTCCACGGCAGCGCCCGTGGAGGCCACGCCTGCTCCGGCGGGTGGCGAAGCCGAGGCCGCGCCCTCCTCCGAGCCCCAGGTGGCCGAGGCCGCCGTGGAGCCCGCCGCGAACGTGGCGTCGCCCGAGGCTTCGCTGGCCGTTGCCGCGGCGTCCGAGCCCGACGCGGCCGGGGTGGCGACGCCTGCTGAATCGGCCGTGGAAGTGGCCGAGGGCGAGGCCGCCGGTCTTCCCGTCGAACCCCCTCCCCCCGCGGCCGCCGCGCTGGGAGACCTCATCCCCTCGCCCGCTGAGGAGGGCGCGCAGGCTGCGAAGCCGTCCGAGGTCTCCGGCGAGCGCCGCACGCCGCGCGAGGCCCGTGAGGCGCGTGAGCCCCGGAGCCGGGAGAAGGAGCGCGGCGAGAAGGACAAAGGCCGCCGGCCGCAGGAGGAGAAGCGCCGGAGCGACAAGCACGAGGACAAGGAGAAGGCCAAGCCGCGCCGCACCGACAAGATTGAGGACCTGCTGAAGGTGGGCCAGGAAGTCGTCGTCCAGATTTCCAAGGACCCCATCGGCACTAAGGGCGCGCGGCTCACCTCGCACATCTCCATCCCCGGCCGTCACCTGGTGTTCATGCCCACGGTGGACCACGTGGGCATCAGCCGCCGCATCTCCAACGAGAAGGAGCGCCGACGTCTGCGTGAAATCGTGGACCGCCTGCGCCCGCCCGGGACGGGCTTCATCGTCCGCACCGTCGCGGAGAACGTGCCGCAGGAGAAGCTCGAGAGCGACATCCGGTTCCTCATCGAGGTGTGGAACCAGGTGGTGCGCAAGAACGAGAAGCGCGGCGGCCCCGGCCTGCTGCACCCCGACCTGGACCTCATCCTGCGCGCCACGCGCGACCTCTTCGCGCACGACGTGGAGAAGCTCGTCGTCGATGACCGCGAGGAGTACGAGCGCATCCTCGGCTTCGTCACCGCGCAGGACCCGGCGCTGCGAGACAGGGTGGCGCTGCACGAGGGCGACGACACCGTCTTCGACGCGTACGGCATCGAGCAGGAGCTCCAGCGCGCCACCCAGCGCAAGGTGTGGCTGAAGAGCGGCGGCTACCTCATCATCGACCAGGCCGAGGCGCTCACCGCCATCGACGTGAACTCGGGCCGCTACGTCGGCAAGAAGAGCCTCGAGGAGACCATCACCAAGATCAACGTCGAGGCGGCCAAGGAGATTGTCTACCAGCTCCGGCTGCGCAACATCGGCGGCATCATCATCTGCGACTTCATCGACATGGAGAAGGCGCAGAACCGCGACAAGGTCTTCAAGGCGCTGCAGGAAGCGCTGGGCCGCGA harbors:
- the ligA gene encoding NAD-dependent DNA ligase LigA, producing the protein MDDFQKAAARARELHRELAHHNYRYYVLDSPEVSDAQYDKLMRELQDLEAKHPSLQTPDSPTQRVGGAAAEEFGEVVHRAPMLSLANIFEDQGLIEFDERIRKLVGLPGIAYVCEPKLDGLAIALRYEKGAFVQGATRGDGTTGEDVTSNLRTIRSLPMSLFPQDGVKVPDVLEVRGEVFIRKKDFQKLNEKREEEGEPLFANPRNAAAGSLRQLDPRMTAARPLSVFLYECVPGDGVPVFKTHIEKLEYLKTLGLPINQYRRAEGLDGVRQAYDASLKGRHELPFEVDGMVVKVDDEDQRKRLGQVSKSPRWAVAYKFPPEEESTEVMDIGIQVGRTGALTPVAHLKPVKVGGVTVARATLHNEDELRRKDVRKGDTVFVRRAGDVIPEIVSVVLSKRPADSAPFEFPKHCPVCDAVATKDEDGAIIRCTGASCPAQLVEKIRHFASRLAMDIEGLGDKLAAQLVSTGRVKAFADLYALTKEDLLKLERMGDKSADNLIASLERSKQTTQRRFLYSLGIRHVGDATAKALAEAFPRSEMLFEASLEDISRVKDVGPIMAQVIHTFFQEPQNQEAIRALLAAGVQPAAPQVATGGPFVGKSVVLTGAMTGMTREQAKEEVERRGGKVAGSVSRKTDFVVAGEDAGSKLKKAQELGVRILDEQAFLHMLQTNA
- a CDS encoding acylphosphatase — encoded protein: MGRSMSGTRRASLRIEGKVQGVFFRESARVEATRLGLTGWVRNRPDGAVEAVVEGEPAVLEEFIRWCHRGPTQARVSGVQRTDSEATGEFSQFNVERTS
- a CDS encoding DUF3052 family protein, encoding MTPYALASLPAMLGIRAGSKVSVINPPRGFVQKLNPLPDGVEFLITAVTGLDVILFFTEDPQELVQRLPALARAMALTGGIWVCWPGGEGARRDLSEDFVRHAALDIGLVDNKICIIDATWTGLRLVRRPRGRPDKPGERKRATAQA
- a CDS encoding Rne/Rng family ribonuclease, producing MSSILVINAAGRETRVALVEGGHIAEFYLERKKDKGVVGNIYKGRVVRVLPGMQAAFVDIGLEKAAFLYVSDVVYDPDFARAQFELTEGEHEDAPDVPDESEAEAAEAAARHAPPRHAEPEPEDAHFEPVAAPTESLPRDTALELAANAPTVTPPGAETPVAPAEEAPAAGAERVVAAEVAVQPVTPEQIVAVEPSTAAPVEATPAPAGGEAEAAPSSEPQVAEAAVEPAANVASPEASLAVAAASEPDAAGVATPAESAVEVAEGEAAGLPVEPPPPAAAALGDLIPSPAEEGAQAAKPSEVSGERRTPREAREAREPRSREKERGEKDKGRRPQEEKRRSDKHEDKEKAKPRRTDKIEDLLKVGQEVVVQISKDPIGTKGARLTSHISIPGRHLVFMPTVDHVGISRRISNEKERRRLREIVDRLRPPGTGFIVRTVAENVPQEKLESDIRFLIEVWNQVVRKNEKRGGPGLLHPDLDLILRATRDLFAHDVEKLVVDDREEYERILGFVTAQDPALRDRVALHEGDDTVFDAYGIEQELQRATQRKVWLKSGGYLIIDQAEALTAIDVNSGRYVGKKSLEETITKINVEAAKEIVYQLRLRNIGGIIICDFIDMEKAQNRDKVFKALQEALGRDKAKTNVLRISELGLVEMTRKRVRESIGRMLHEDCPYCDGNGFVKTATTVAYEIFREIRREAPGYKDSTLVINCNAEVARLLQGEERNELRHLMDRYNKSIQVKAQQNYHREQYDIYGRSASGPEHKVASSPGSGDGELAMQQRKPDSNGGGYGRQEQGRRGGGGGGGGGRDRGGERGNERSERGERGGDRREGRRDGRSGGDRPRGDRGGERGDRSERGGERSERGERSERGGERSERGERSERGERGERGERGERPERGDRRGDRGERGERGGSQNTPGGGEHAGGSTPPPPPASGGGSEPSGGTT